One region of Priestia megaterium genomic DNA includes:
- a CDS encoding helix-turn-helix domain-containing protein has product MHTEEMIRKVGSELRKIRVQNHLTLDELAEKTGVSKLTLGKIERGETNPTLGVMWKITTGLNIPLTKLVSVEPSVSLSKCGEGFSLKGPDEAWKIEFMFQNQMDSTIEMYRAFLAPLATYRPEPHHKGLIEVATVMEGRIEMKIEEELYELKQFDSIKFEGSHVHSYKNLEERPAVLHLLLKYEE; this is encoded by the coding sequence ATGCACACAGAAGAGATGATTAGAAAAGTAGGCAGTGAATTACGAAAAATCAGGGTGCAAAATCATTTGACTCTGGATGAACTAGCTGAAAAGACAGGAGTCAGTAAACTTACATTAGGAAAAATTGAAAGAGGAGAGACCAATCCCACTTTAGGGGTGATGTGGAAAATAACCACAGGTTTAAATATTCCTTTAACCAAATTAGTATCAGTGGAGCCTTCAGTATCCCTATCTAAGTGCGGAGAAGGATTTTCTCTCAAAGGGCCAGATGAAGCTTGGAAAATTGAATTTATGTTTCAAAACCAAATGGATTCGACGATTGAAATGTACCGAGCCTTTCTTGCGCCTCTCGCTACATACCGTCCTGAACCGCATCACAAAGGATTAATTGAAGTAGCAACGGTAATGGAAGGAAGAATCGAAATGAAAATAGAAGAAGAGCTATACGAGCTAAAACAATTTGACTCTATAAAATTTGAAGGAAGTCATGTACACTCATACAAAAATCTTGAAGAACGTCCCGCTGTTCTGCATTTACTGCTAAAATATGAGGAGTAA
- a CDS encoding MFS transporter, with amino-acid sequence MKALYKDRRFQAVVAANVLSSIGSGITMLAIPLLLVASPNGNRLFGTIMLIMTVISFVATPYIGVLIDRMSRKKILLTVELIGFTTVILFVVLGFMTDYSTIHYIILYGTGNLYYTFFYPTIFALNQEVFSKDVFQSLNSIMEIQGQLSSMLAGAAASLVITRWSLQWILTVDAATYIAAFLFLLSIPYKRSSERSDKKHTAMKEGLAFIKENRSVSLFLLLFYCFLLCLSLL; translated from the coding sequence ATGAAGGCGCTTTATAAGGACCGTCGCTTTCAAGCCGTAGTTGCTGCGAATGTTTTATCCTCTATTGGTTCCGGTATTACGATGCTTGCCATTCCTTTACTATTAGTTGCATCTCCAAACGGAAATAGACTATTTGGCACGATTATGCTGATTATGACGGTGATTAGCTTTGTTGCTACTCCGTATATCGGCGTTCTTATTGATCGAATGTCACGAAAAAAAATATTGCTAACAGTAGAACTTATCGGTTTTACCACGGTTATACTATTTGTGGTCCTTGGTTTTATGACAGACTATTCAACGATTCACTACATCATTTTGTACGGAACCGGAAACCTTTACTACACGTTTTTTTATCCAACGATTTTTGCGTTAAATCAAGAAGTTTTTTCAAAAGATGTGTTTCAATCATTAAACAGTATTATGGAAATACAAGGCCAGCTATCGAGTATGCTGGCAGGGGCTGCAGCGAGTCTAGTCATTACCCGGTGGTCGCTTCAATGGATTTTAACAGTAGATGCAGCTACGTATATAGCTGCATTCCTTTTTCTATTGAGTATTCCATATAAACGAAGTAGTGAAAGAAGCGATAAAAAACACACTGCGATGAAAGAGGGATTAGCATTCATAAAAGAAAATCGCTCGGTATCTCTTTTTTTACTGCTTTTTTACTGCTTTCTTTTATGCCTTTCATTGCTGTGA
- a CDS encoding DEAD/DEAH box helicase, with protein MINKTLNKEQLKDSYSSRTYYRGHTYYKQGRVLDLEYNEQTTTWTASVRGAEMYTVMVEQKGNSFYSFCDCPAYHEFSECKHEVAVLLTICDERAKPQPIKTKPFRQSKEYENVNHFIDLFSSYQQTISDHKKYADKDPLKVEFICKSYSEEFLRSEGMYVALEMKVGVDRTYVVKNIQEFLTDAKEFQTHEFTKRFEYDPAEHFFIEEDKKIIELLMDIMTNESFYKNSYSMYRSSANNRELIVPSIVAKELFQLLKDRNFTFIHEEHSYKNIIFAESSAPFSFQINKHSAAGFELDFTELHQASFFDRYGWLFLKGTFYELSQDQRMLLEGLRKTAPLKPVVPIAEEQMGNFLSHVVPGLKKVGKVDIAKEVSHQIIAPELKAKVFIDREDEQLFVTLRYNYGEISINPFSPQSEKHDKILIRDLEKEDRVMDLIETAPLNIYKNQLYLNQDEYSLYEFLFHIVPNLDEIADVYITDEMKDYAYTDFSAPVTTVDIQNSNGLLEINFDLGDIDHQTVQDVLKSVLEKKSYHRLDNGAFIPLENEGFEHIQNLFRELNVTEKDLKDNSLQVPLYRGMQVEEIMSAGDKSAAKFGSAFKTLLTQLKSPEEMDWEVPESLQASLRDYQRNGFKWFKSLSHYSLGGVLADDMGLGKTLQSIAYILSEKELDEDSNAFLIVVPASLIYNWRNELERFAPNLTVQTITGTPSEREEKLKRTADVWITSYPTLRQDIDLYQHLHFHALILDEAQSIKNHTTKTAVAVRTISAKKRFALSGTPIENSLDELWSIFQTILPGLFPGLRQFKNMSSEQVSRIVRPFLLRRVKKDVLKELPDKIETTHLSELTKEQKELYVGYLEQLKSSLAGEDFNKNRMKILAGLTRLRQICCHPSLFVENYEGYSSKLEQLLEITRNAVANGKRLLIFSQFTSMLHIIREELQKENLSYFYLDGQTPSKERVEMADRFNNGEQDIFLISLKAGGTGLNLTGADTVILYDLWWNPAIEEQAAGRAHRIGQKNVVQVIKLISQGTIEEKIYALQQKKKELIEQVIQPGETMLSSLTEEELRELLSM; from the coding sequence ATGATAAATAAAACATTAAACAAAGAACAATTAAAAGATTCGTACTCAAGCAGAACGTACTATAGAGGACACACGTATTACAAGCAGGGGCGTGTGCTTGATTTGGAATACAATGAACAGACCACTACGTGGACAGCATCCGTTCGAGGTGCAGAAATGTATACGGTAATGGTTGAACAAAAAGGAAATTCTTTTTATTCATTCTGCGATTGTCCTGCTTATCACGAGTTTTCAGAATGCAAACACGAAGTAGCTGTTTTATTAACCATTTGCGATGAGCGCGCAAAGCCGCAGCCAATTAAAACAAAGCCTTTTCGCCAAAGCAAAGAATACGAAAATGTAAATCATTTTATCGACTTATTTTCGAGCTATCAGCAAACCATAAGCGACCATAAGAAATATGCAGATAAAGATCCGTTGAAAGTAGAATTTATTTGCAAGTCTTACTCAGAAGAATTTTTACGTTCAGAAGGAATGTACGTAGCGCTTGAAATGAAAGTAGGCGTCGACCGGACGTATGTAGTAAAAAACATTCAAGAATTTTTAACAGACGCTAAAGAATTCCAAACTCACGAATTTACCAAGCGCTTCGAATATGATCCTGCAGAACATTTTTTTATAGAAGAAGATAAGAAAATCATTGAGCTGCTGATGGATATTATGACGAATGAATCGTTTTATAAAAATTCCTATTCTATGTATCGTTCGTCCGCAAATAACAGAGAACTAATCGTTCCATCTATCGTAGCCAAAGAGTTATTTCAACTCCTTAAAGATCGGAACTTTACATTTATTCATGAAGAGCATTCATATAAAAATATTATCTTTGCTGAAAGTTCAGCTCCTTTTTCATTTCAAATAAATAAGCACTCGGCAGCTGGATTTGAGCTAGACTTTACGGAACTTCATCAAGCTTCATTTTTTGATCGATACGGTTGGCTATTTTTAAAAGGGACGTTTTATGAGCTATCTCAAGATCAGCGTATGCTTCTTGAAGGCCTTCGGAAAACGGCTCCTTTGAAGCCAGTCGTACCTATAGCAGAAGAGCAGATGGGCAATTTTTTATCTCACGTCGTTCCGGGACTGAAAAAAGTGGGGAAAGTGGATATCGCAAAAGAAGTATCCCATCAAATTATTGCACCTGAACTAAAAGCAAAAGTATTTATTGACCGTGAGGATGAACAGCTGTTTGTGACGCTTCGGTACAACTACGGAGAGATTTCGATTAATCCATTTTCACCCCAGTCTGAAAAACACGATAAAATCTTGATACGAGATTTAGAAAAAGAAGACCGCGTTATGGACTTAATTGAAACGGCTCCTTTAAATATTTATAAAAACCAGCTGTACTTAAATCAAGACGAATACTCTCTATATGAATTTTTGTTTCATATTGTTCCAAATCTTGATGAAATAGCGGATGTGTATATTACGGATGAGATGAAAGATTATGCTTATACGGATTTTTCTGCGCCAGTAACAACGGTTGACATTCAAAATAGCAATGGGCTATTAGAAATTAATTTTGATTTAGGAGACATTGATCATCAGACCGTTCAAGATGTTTTAAAATCTGTCTTAGAAAAGAAAAGCTATCATCGTCTAGATAACGGTGCGTTTATCCCCCTTGAAAATGAGGGCTTTGAACATATTCAAAATCTGTTTCGGGAGCTGAACGTAACGGAAAAAGATTTAAAGGATAACTCATTGCAAGTACCTTTATACAGAGGAATGCAAGTGGAAGAAATTATGAGTGCAGGTGATAAATCAGCGGCTAAGTTTGGCTCAGCATTTAAAACATTACTTACACAGCTCAAATCTCCAGAGGAAATGGATTGGGAAGTACCGGAATCCTTACAGGCATCCCTGCGTGATTATCAGCGTAATGGATTTAAGTGGTTTAAATCTCTGTCTCACTACTCTTTAGGAGGCGTACTGGCTGATGATATGGGGCTTGGAAAAACGCTTCAAAGCATTGCCTATATCTTATCTGAAAAAGAGCTTGATGAAGACAGCAATGCCTTTTTAATTGTTGTGCCGGCTTCCTTGATTTATAACTGGCGCAACGAATTGGAGAGATTTGCACCGAATTTAACGGTTCAAACCATTACAGGAACGCCGAGTGAGCGTGAGGAGAAGCTAAAACGCACAGCTGACGTATGGATTACATCTTATCCAACGCTGCGTCAAGATATTGATTTGTATCAGCACCTTCATTTTCATGCTTTAATTCTAGATGAGGCTCAGAGTATTAAAAATCATACAACAAAGACAGCAGTAGCTGTTAGGACTATTTCAGCTAAAAAACGTTTTGCGCTGAGCGGTACGCCTATTGAAAACTCACTTGACGAGCTTTGGTCAATTTTCCAGACTATTCTTCCGGGTTTATTTCCAGGGCTTCGCCAATTTAAAAACATGTCATCGGAGCAGGTCAGCCGAATTGTAAGACCATTTTTACTGCGACGAGTAAAAAAAGATGTGTTAAAAGAACTGCCTGATAAAATTGAAACCACTCATTTATCTGAGCTAACTAAAGAACAAAAAGAGTTGTATGTAGGCTATTTAGAGCAGTTAAAATCATCTTTAGCCGGTGAAGATTTTAATAAAAACCGAATGAAGATCTTGGCGGGATTAACAAGACTTCGCCAGATTTGCTGTCATCCGTCTTTATTCGTTGAAAATTACGAAGGGTATTCAAGCAAATTAGAGCAGCTGCTTGAGATTACAAGAAATGCGGTTGCCAACGGAAAACGCTTGTTAATCTTTTCTCAGTTTACAAGCATGCTTCATATTATTCGAGAAGAGCTTCAAAAAGAAAATCTCTCATACTTTTATTTAGACGGTCAAACGCCATCAAAAGAACGAGTGGAAATGGCGGATCGGTTTAATAATGGAGAACAAGACATTTTCTTAATTTCATTAAAAGCCGGAGGCACGGGTTTAAATTTAACGGGAGCCGATACGGTTATTTTATACGACTTATGGTGGAACCCCGCGATTGAAGAACAAGCGGCAGGCCGTGCACACCGCATTGGACAAAAAAATGTTGTGCAGGTCATCAAGCTTATTTCTCAAGGAACCATCGAAGAAAAAATTTACGCCTTGCAGCAAAAGAAAAAAGAACTCATCGAACAGGTTATTCAACCGGGAGAAACAATGCTTTCTAGTTTGACAGAAGAAGAGCTCCGAGAACTGCTTAGTATGTAG
- a CDS encoding GNAT family N-acetyltransferase — MKIKHVTTKEQLEEVFHIRKTVFVEEQGVPLEDEFDEHEETAKHMLIYYNNEPAASGRFRIVDDYAKIERICVLKEFRKYGLGKEVVTSLEEAAKKEGLTQSKLHGQVQAEPFYHKLGYKTASDVFMEDGIPHVIMKKEFTC; from the coding sequence ATGAAAATTAAGCATGTTACAACAAAAGAGCAGCTTGAAGAAGTATTCCATATACGTAAAACAGTGTTTGTTGAAGAACAAGGAGTGCCGTTAGAAGACGAATTTGATGAACATGAGGAAACGGCAAAACATATGTTAATTTATTATAACAACGAACCAGCTGCTTCTGGCAGATTCCGCATAGTAGACGATTACGCCAAAATAGAGCGAATATGCGTATTAAAGGAATTTAGAAAATACGGGCTCGGAAAAGAAGTGGTGACCAGCTTAGAAGAAGCAGCGAAAAAAGAAGGCTTAACTCAATCTAAGCTTCACGGTCAAGTTCAAGCTGAACCTTTTTATCATAAATTAGGGTATAAGACTGCTTCTGATGTCTTTATGGAAGACGGTATTCCACACGTTATTATGAAAAAAGAGTTTACGTGTTAA
- a CDS encoding MFS transporter has translation MFPIYLTQELNASPAAYGIESAVYGFGALTAGILIVSIMKRTGTELAIMLNISLFALGISIIFFMKLLPVYFSIVFLLAFANAGTRVARNTFMMQKIPNIIVGRVDSCFRFITLGIRILLIFFFTYVTANDRIGLAFLGLSLLLLSTAGAGWILYKRKQRKQSALLKSVL, from the coding sequence TTGTTTCCTATTTATCTGACTCAAGAATTGAACGCAAGTCCAGCAGCATACGGGATTGAAAGTGCTGTATATGGTTTCGGGGCGTTAACGGCAGGGATATTGATTGTATCTATTATGAAAAGAACAGGCACTGAACTAGCCATTATGCTTAATATAAGCCTTTTTGCACTTGGAATATCGATCATCTTCTTTATGAAGCTTCTGCCCGTTTACTTTTCTATTGTGTTTCTTCTTGCTTTTGCAAATGCAGGTACAAGAGTAGCTCGAAATACGTTTATGATGCAAAAAATACCGAATATTATCGTGGGAAGAGTCGACAGCTGTTTTCGCTTTATCACGTTAGGGATTCGTATTTTATTGATTTTTTTCTTTACGTACGTTACGGCTAATGATCGTATAGGACTTGCTTTTTTAGGACTTAGCCTGCTTTTATTATCAACCGCCGGAGCAGGCTGGATACTTTACAAAAGAAAACAGCGAAAACAGTCTGCACTGCTTAAGAGTGTTTTATAA
- a CDS encoding NADPH-dependent FMN reductase, with protein MNILIINGSPRETGRTTQVTRELHKSYQSSFLDLSQLSLPIFTGEPHQYEIEEVKVLTEAIEKADGILLATPEYHGAMSGALKNAFDFLNSAYFAHKPVALVAVSGGGKGGINALNNLRTVTRALYANVLSKQLVLDPADIVEKGTLRKNAVDGIHELVNELTLYTQVSKQILEAKQNV; from the coding sequence ATGAATATACTTATTATTAACGGAAGTCCTAGAGAAACAGGCCGAACAACACAAGTAACGAGAGAACTTCACAAAAGCTATCAAAGTTCTTTTCTAGATTTAAGTCAATTATCACTTCCTATATTCACCGGTGAACCTCATCAGTATGAAATAGAAGAAGTGAAAGTGCTGACTGAAGCAATAGAAAAAGCGGATGGTATCTTACTTGCGACGCCTGAGTACCACGGCGCTATGAGCGGAGCATTAAAAAACGCGTTTGACTTTTTAAACAGTGCGTATTTTGCACATAAGCCCGTCGCACTTGTAGCCGTATCAGGAGGAGGAAAAGGAGGTATCAATGCTTTAAACAACCTTAGAACCGTTACACGCGCTTTGTATGCGAATGTTCTATCTAAGCAATTGGTATTAGACCCTGCAGACATCGTGGAAAAAGGAACTTTACGAAAAAACGCCGTTGACGGAATTCATGAATTAGTTAATGAGCTGACTCTGTATACACAAGTGTCTAAGCAAATTTTAGAAGCTAAGCAAAATGTTTGA
- a CDS encoding response regulator, translating into MKIKILIADDHHVVRKGLVFFLQTQPDLEVVGEASNGEEAIKLATSLEPHIVLMDLSMPVLDGIEATKELKKQAPHIQVMILTSFSDQDHVIPALEAGASGYQLKESDPDELVTAIRKLMNGENQLHPKVTTHLLTRLTKSREKKVNFIDHLTKREKDVLKEIAKGKSNKEIGAALHITEKTVKTHVSNILSKLGVQDRTQAALYAVQHGIS; encoded by the coding sequence ATGAAAATAAAGATTTTAATTGCAGATGATCACCACGTTGTCCGAAAAGGACTTGTCTTTTTCTTACAAACGCAGCCTGATTTAGAAGTTGTAGGAGAAGCTTCTAACGGGGAAGAAGCTATAAAGTTAGCGACATCTCTAGAGCCTCATATTGTGTTAATGGATTTATCGATGCCGGTTCTCGATGGAATCGAAGCAACAAAAGAACTAAAAAAACAAGCACCGCATATACAAGTCATGATTCTAACAAGCTTTTCAGATCAAGATCACGTGATACCGGCATTAGAAGCAGGAGCTTCAGGCTATCAGCTAAAAGAAAGCGATCCAGATGAACTTGTAACGGCTATTCGAAAGCTAATGAATGGAGAAAATCAGCTTCATCCCAAAGTCACTACGCACTTGCTAACACGGTTAACCAAAAGCAGAGAAAAGAAAGTCAATTTTATTGATCACTTAACAAAACGAGAAAAAGACGTATTAAAAGAAATTGCAAAAGGCAAAAGCAACAAAGAAATTGGTGCTGCCTTACATATTACAGAAAAAACAGTAAAAACACATGTGTCTAATATTTTATCGAAGCTTGGGGTTCAAGACCGCACGCAAGCTGCTCTATATGCTGTTCAGCATGGAATTTCCTAA
- a CDS encoding GAF domain-containing sensor histidine kinase produces MEKDHISELKILKDIAEILNEGTNLHTMLHDALLKLLQITDLQTGWIFFIDENGKHEMIAAQHLPPALLNKTAQPMCNGSCWCVDRYMDGRLQKASNIMECKRLEDSVIHEWGDTHDITHHATVPLQAGDERFGLLNVAAPHKIHFEQRELDLLGSVALQIGTAIKRIKLTQSQQEVKLIEERNRLAKDLHDSVNQLLFSINVTAKAGSSLAKDVQLKETFSLIQETAQHAQVEMKALIWQLRPQGLENGIVSALKSYGQMLGLNVKEQIKGVSVLPAVIEETLWRVGQEAFNNCRKHAGTAEVHLNVNISKDQVIMKVRDSGNGFMYSPSAELPTLGLKTMHERIKRLNGKLSVTSSIGNGTIVEVSIPLS; encoded by the coding sequence ATGGAAAAAGATCATATTTCAGAGCTGAAGATTTTAAAAGACATTGCCGAGATTTTAAATGAAGGCACTAATTTACATACCATGCTTCACGATGCTCTTTTAAAACTGCTGCAAATCACAGATTTACAAACAGGATGGATCTTTTTTATTGATGAAAATGGAAAGCATGAGATGATTGCCGCTCAGCATTTGCCGCCAGCTTTATTAAATAAAACCGCTCAGCCTATGTGTAATGGAAGCTGCTGGTGTGTTGACCGGTATATGGATGGCCGGCTTCAAAAAGCGTCTAATATTATGGAGTGTAAGAGACTTGAAGATTCCGTCATTCATGAGTGGGGAGATACACATGACATTACTCATCATGCAACGGTTCCTTTACAAGCAGGGGATGAACGCTTTGGATTATTAAATGTAGCTGCCCCTCATAAAATTCATTTTGAACAGCGAGAGCTTGATTTATTAGGATCCGTCGCTCTTCAAATTGGCACGGCTATCAAGCGGATTAAGCTGACTCAATCTCAGCAGGAAGTAAAACTTATTGAAGAAAGAAACAGGCTGGCAAAAGATCTTCACGATTCTGTTAATCAGCTGTTGTTTTCAATTAATGTCACAGCCAAAGCCGGAAGCAGCTTAGCAAAAGATGTGCAGTTAAAAGAGACTTTTTCCTTAATCCAAGAAACCGCTCAGCATGCTCAAGTGGAAATGAAAGCTTTAATTTGGCAGCTTCGTCCTCAAGGATTAGAAAACGGCATTGTCAGTGCGTTAAAAAGCTATGGTCAAATGCTAGGGCTTAACGTAAAAGAACAAATTAAAGGAGTGTCCGTTTTGCCTGCTGTGATTGAAGAGACACTGTGGAGAGTCGGACAAGAAGCTTTTAATAATTGCCGAAAGCATGCGGGTACGGCAGAGGTACATCTAAACGTAAATATAAGCAAAGACCAAGTAATTATGAAAGTCCGGGATAGCGGCAATGGATTTATGTATAGCCCTTCAGCAGAATTGCCGACGCTTGGGCTAAAAACTATGCACGAGCGAATAAAAAGATTAAATGGAAAACTATCTGTTACAAGCAGCATAGGAAACGGAACGATTGTGGAAGTATCTATTCCTCTTTCATAA
- a CDS encoding DUF4240 domain-containing protein: MQITLVYKDEQSNKFWKVERRDSKLIIHFGKVDTAGRMQVKEFASAEACEAEAEKLIRAKLKKGYKPLTCSMQVMKDSTMSESLFWELIKKAKTKLDVDEQMEWLRSTLAKRSEKDIFRFDQLLNQHFDQSYTSSLWAAAYIVMGGCSDDCFDYFRAWLLYQGKDIYYKAVESPETMISVLKPLEAEGYAPQLEELLSVACEAYEEKTGLDNDYYYDKYDQFDPVWYDEQELDLDWDEDDEDGLQMRFPVLWSRYWNNHLEY, translated from the coding sequence ATGCAAATAACCTTAGTGTATAAAGATGAGCAATCGAATAAATTTTGGAAAGTTGAAAGAAGAGACAGCAAGTTAATCATTCACTTTGGAAAAGTTGATACAGCCGGTCGCATGCAAGTGAAAGAGTTTGCTTCCGCAGAGGCTTGTGAAGCAGAAGCTGAAAAGCTGATTCGTGCAAAATTGAAGAAAGGATATAAGCCTTTAACTTGTTCGATGCAAGTAATGAAAGACAGCACGATGTCAGAGTCTCTCTTTTGGGAACTGATAAAAAAGGCGAAGACAAAATTAGATGTCGATGAGCAAATGGAATGGCTCCGCTCCACGCTAGCGAAGCGTTCTGAAAAGGACATTTTTCGCTTTGATCAGCTACTAAATCAGCATTTTGATCAATCCTATACTTCTTCATTGTGGGCAGCAGCTTATATTGTAATGGGCGGTTGTTCAGATGATTGTTTTGATTATTTTAGAGCGTGGCTTTTATATCAGGGAAAAGACATATATTATAAAGCGGTTGAATCTCCTGAGACGATGATTTCTGTACTTAAACCATTAGAAGCAGAAGGCTATGCTCCTCAATTAGAAGAATTACTTTCTGTAGCGTGTGAAGCTTACGAAGAAAAGACAGGTTTAGATAACGACTATTATTATGATAAATATGACCAGTTTGATCCAGTGTGGTACGATGAGCAAGAATTGGATCTTGATTGGGATGAAGATGATGAGGATGGTTTACAGATGCGATTCCCTGTGCTTTGGAGCCGCTATTGGAACAATCATCTCGAATATTAA
- a CDS encoding DMT family transporter produces MKAIIWGLLSSMFFSATFIVNRAMNVSGTSWAWTASLRFLFAIPILLILVLLQKKFMPLWQEMKKHPWAWLGWGTLAGVGFYSLLSFSSLFGPSWLVAGTWQVTILAGALLSPLFFIKVQTAEGYKKVRGKIPLKTLSVSAFILVGVILMQVKEAENITPMQFILGFLPVVVAAFLYPLGNRKMMEICSGKLDTFQRVLGMALASIPLSIIYAIYGFFTTGIPSSPQFSQAFILAMSSGVIATMTFFYATDLAKENLGLLGAVEATQSGSMIFTVLGEVFLLNGRMPTGIALAGMTIIVIGMIMNSMLNKKTKLSSAAPSRTLSK; encoded by the coding sequence ATGAAAGCAATAATATGGGGACTATTATCTTCCATGTTCTTTTCGGCTACGTTTATTGTTAACCGAGCAATGAATGTATCTGGAACGAGTTGGGCATGGACTGCATCCCTCCGCTTTTTATTCGCTATTCCTATTTTACTCATTTTAGTGCTGCTGCAAAAGAAATTTATGCCTCTATGGCAGGAAATGAAAAAACACCCTTGGGCTTGGCTTGGCTGGGGAACACTTGCAGGAGTAGGTTTTTATTCTCTCTTAAGTTTTTCCTCGCTTTTCGGACCATCGTGGCTGGTGGCGGGAACGTGGCAAGTGACCATTCTAGCAGGAGCTCTTCTTTCGCCCTTGTTTTTTATAAAGGTTCAAACTGCGGAAGGATATAAAAAAGTGAGAGGGAAAATCCCGCTAAAAACGCTTAGTGTTTCAGCGTTTATTTTAGTAGGCGTTATTCTTATGCAGGTGAAAGAAGCAGAAAATATTACGCCTATGCAGTTTATCTTAGGGTTTCTACCTGTGGTTGTCGCTGCTTTTTTATACCCGCTTGGAAATCGTAAAATGATGGAAATATGCAGCGGGAAGCTCGATACGTTTCAACGCGTTTTAGGAATGGCATTAGCAAGTATTCCGTTAAGTATTATTTACGCCATATACGGCTTCTTTACTACAGGTATCCCAAGTTCTCCCCAATTTTCTCAAGCCTTCATCTTGGCAATGAGTTCAGGTGTAATTGCTACGATGACGTTCTTTTACGCAACAGACTTGGCAAAAGAAAATTTAGGTTTGCTTGGAGCGGTTGAAGCAACTCAATCAGGCAGCATGATTTTTACCGTGCTTGGCGAAGTGTTTTTATTAAATGGACGTATGCCAACAGGGATTGCGTTAGCTGGTATGACGATAATCGTAATTGGAATGATTATGAACAGTATGCTAAACAAAAAAACAAAACTGTCTTCGGCCGCCCCGTCACGTACTCTATCAAAATAA